A stretch of Pseudobdellovibrionaceae bacterium DNA encodes these proteins:
- a CDS encoding TIGR02147 family protein, with translation MNLEPTTPSRHFFEYDDYRALLAKLMAERKARGLPCSYRWMAQQAGYTSPNFFKLVIDQERELTAEGAEKVVQMFKLSVAEGDYFRALVQFQRAKDLTDKLHYAEKLVGLKPRLATSILAKDQFEYHRKWAYVVLREVLTLREGFQNADEIYEKVSLGLSRAQIHEGIVHLQKLGLIASDGQGFLRVRHQTLRSGDRVINSALFGFHLEILDLAKQALGRFKAHEREFHAVTVRLTPEAYELARRKIQKLKDEILELSEAADTAENVLQLNLQLFPVAQLKKGNS, from the coding sequence ATGAACCTGGAGCCCACGACGCCTTCGCGTCACTTTTTTGAATACGACGACTACCGCGCGTTGCTCGCGAAGTTGATGGCCGAACGCAAGGCCCGCGGTCTTCCTTGCTCTTACCGGTGGATGGCGCAGCAGGCGGGCTACACCTCGCCGAACTTCTTCAAGCTCGTCATCGATCAAGAACGCGAGCTGACCGCCGAAGGCGCCGAGAAGGTCGTGCAGATGTTCAAACTTTCGGTCGCCGAGGGGGACTACTTCCGCGCCTTGGTGCAGTTCCAACGCGCGAAAGATCTGACCGATAAACTTCACTACGCCGAAAAGCTCGTCGGATTGAAGCCACGGCTGGCGACTTCGATTTTAGCCAAAGATCAATTCGAGTATCACCGCAAATGGGCCTACGTGGTTTTGCGCGAAGTGCTGACGTTGCGCGAGGGTTTTCAAAACGCCGACGAGATATACGAAAAAGTCAGCCTGGGGCTTTCGCGCGCGCAAATTCACGAGGGGATCGTGCATCTGCAAAAGCTGGGACTCATCGCGAGCGACGGCCAAGGCTTCCTGCGCGTGCGCCACCAAACCTTACGCTCGGGCGACCGGGTGATCAATTCGGCGCTCTTCGGTTTCCACCTCGAGATCCTCGATTTAGCGAAGCAAGCTCTCGGTCGATTCAAGGCGCACGAGCGTGAGTTCCACGCGGTCACCGTGCGTCTGACGCCCGAAGCCTACGAACTGGCGCGCCGAAAAATTCAAAAATTGAAAGACGAAATTCTCGAACTCTCCGAAGCGGCGGATACCGCCGAAAACGTCCTTCAGTTGAACTTGCAGCTTTTTCCCGTGGCGCAACTGAAGAAAGGAAACTCATGA
- a CDS encoding sigma 54-interacting transcriptional regulator has product MNEFQLRFPGRTQSLELSEHTPLGREAQWPGATEPKASDRHARIERKEQGYLIRDLRSEHGTFVNGTRVSEAWLQPGDEIRIGDAIGLFQAITVEPVFGLTSKCPAWKEQLKRVASVAQSPFPVLLLGPSGTGKEVLAESIHNYSSRRDGPFVRVNCSALTETLVESELFGHVKGSFTGAIADRKGAFESARGGTLFLDEIGDLPYGLQAKLLRALENNEIRSVGSDRTIQTDVRILAATHQNLIEKIHAGSFRTDLYYRLNVVAIQPPALNERMDDFEDLLYGFAKQMRVRFSHGAIQKLKKHTWPGNIRELKNTVARASAFFPQRQVEETDVVEILDRASVGTPLPSFPGAALAPAPVPVDLPVIKEMERQMIVKRLIANHGNQRRTAQDLGMPKSTLHDRLKLYNIDPRQYAPGYPGLEGAIREAMAIPEAQGASGV; this is encoded by the coding sequence ATGAACGAATTCCAACTCCGCTTCCCCGGCCGTACGCAAAGTCTCGAGCTCTCCGAGCATACCCCCCTCGGCCGCGAAGCCCAATGGCCCGGGGCCACTGAGCCTAAAGCGAGCGACCGCCACGCCCGTATCGAACGCAAAGAACAAGGTTATCTGATCCGCGACCTGCGCAGTGAGCACGGCACCTTCGTCAACGGGACCCGCGTGAGCGAAGCCTGGCTGCAACCCGGCGACGAAATCCGCATCGGTGACGCCATCGGCCTTTTCCAAGCCATCACCGTCGAGCCCGTTTTCGGTTTGACCTCGAAATGCCCCGCTTGGAAGGAGCAGCTGAAACGGGTCGCCTCGGTCGCCCAATCCCCCTTCCCCGTCCTGCTTTTGGGTCCCTCCGGTACGGGGAAAGAAGTCCTCGCCGAAAGCATTCACAATTATTCTTCCCGTCGCGATGGCCCCTTCGTTCGCGTGAACTGCAGCGCCCTCACCGAAACCCTCGTTGAATCGGAACTCTTCGGTCACGTGAAAGGCAGCTTCACCGGCGCCATCGCCGACCGCAAAGGGGCTTTCGAGAGCGCCCGTGGCGGCACCCTGTTTTTGGACGAGATCGGCGACCTGCCCTACGGGCTTCAAGCAAAACTTCTGCGCGCGCTGGAAAACAACGAGATCCGCTCGGTCGGAAGCGACCGCACGATCCAAACCGACGTCCGCATCTTGGCCGCGACTCACCAAAATCTGATCGAAAAGATTCACGCCGGAAGTTTCCGTACGGATCTTTACTATCGTCTGAACGTCGTCGCGATCCAGCCTCCGGCATTGAACGAGCGGATGGACGATTTCGAGGATCTTCTGTACGGATTTGCGAAGCAGATGCGCGTGCGTTTCTCGCACGGCGCGATCCAAAAACTCAAAAAACACACTTGGCCCGGAAACATCCGCGAGTTGAAAAACACCGTGGCGCGGGCCTCCGCCTTCTTTCCGCAACGCCAAGTGGAAGAGACCGACGTCGTCGAAATCTTGGACCGCGCGAGCGTCGGTACACCCTTGCCGAGTTTCCCGGGCGCAGCGCTCGCCCCCGCCCCGGTTCCCGTGGACCTTCCCGTCATCAAAGAGATGGAGCGCCAGATGATCGTGAAGCGGCTGATCGCCAATCACGGCAACCAGCGCCGGACCGCGCAGGATCTGGGAATGCCCAAAAGCACCCTGCACGACCGTTTGAAACTCTACAATATCGACCCCCGCCAGTACGCACCCGGATACCCGGGCCTGGAAGGCGCCATCCGTGAAGCGATGGCGATTCCCGAGGCGCAAGGGGCGTCAGGAGTCTAA
- the yihA gene encoding ribosome biogenesis GTP-binding protein YihA/YsxC, whose product MSRVVRYLKSAQWSKDFPDGNKPEIAITGRSNAGKSSFLNHWAKSDVARVSQAPGRTRLLNFFEAANGKYRWVDLPGYGFAARGHAERDEWAEMIELYLADRDCLVGAILVMDCRREWSEDEEALKEFMNTTGRSLCVVATKIDKLKPNEVRKLEQSLRKASGSPVFMVSNTKKIGAEEVEEFLFKSWVLPALNAKKKTKPVADEAVEGE is encoded by the coding sequence ATGAGCCGTGTTGTCCGTTACCTGAAGAGCGCTCAATGGAGCAAAGATTTTCCCGACGGGAATAAACCCGAAATCGCCATCACCGGTCGGTCCAACGCCGGCAAAAGTTCCTTCCTCAATCACTGGGCGAAAAGCGACGTCGCGCGCGTGAGTCAGGCTCCGGGCCGGACGCGTTTACTCAATTTTTTCGAGGCCGCGAACGGCAAATACCGTTGGGTCGATCTGCCCGGATACGGCTTTGCGGCCCGCGGCCACGCCGAGCGCGACGAATGGGCCGAGATGATCGAGCTGTACTTGGCGGATCGGGACTGTCTGGTGGGCGCGATCCTCGTGATGGACTGCCGCCGCGAATGGTCCGAGGACGAAGAGGCGCTCAAAGAATTCATGAACACGACGGGGCGTTCGCTCTGCGTGGTCGCGACCAAAATCGACAAATTGAAACCGAACGAGGTCCGCAAGCTCGAGCAGTCTTTGCGTAAGGCTTCGGGGAGCCCGGTCTTCATGGTTTCGAACACCAAAAAAATCGGCGCGGAAGAAGTCGAAGAATTTCTTTTCAAGAGCTGGGTGTTGCCCGCGCTGAACGCGAAGAAAAAGACCAAACCCGTCGCCGACGAAGCGGTGGAGGGCGAATGA
- the kdsB gene encoding 3-deoxy-manno-octulosonate cytidylyltransferase encodes MKIAIVIPARFASTRFPGKPLALVQGKPMIVRVAEKSRAAWPEAQVVVATDDERIRQAVEAAGFQVAMTRTDHPSGSDRIHEAATQLGLGADDLVVNVQGDEPQVRREWIEALIRPFQRDASLRMSTIAHDLGAEDLESPNAVKAIVNSKSHAIYFTRYAAPYSRQSFAEMGAGPVLKHMGFYAYRKGFLDEFCGTVPSYCERAESLEQLRALEMGERIFVTRVEGRSLGVDTPDDLVKLNEIWRDE; translated from the coding sequence ATGAAAATTGCGATCGTCATTCCCGCGCGTTTTGCCTCGACCCGTTTTCCGGGTAAGCCGCTGGCGCTGGTGCAGGGAAAACCCATGATCGTACGAGTCGCGGAGAAATCGCGCGCGGCTTGGCCCGAAGCACAGGTCGTGGTCGCAACCGATGACGAGCGGATTCGCCAGGCGGTCGAGGCCGCAGGCTTTCAGGTCGCGATGACCCGCACCGACCATCCCTCGGGTTCGGATCGCATTCACGAGGCCGCGACGCAATTGGGTTTGGGCGCGGACGATCTGGTGGTGAACGTTCAGGGCGATGAGCCCCAGGTGCGCCGCGAGTGGATCGAAGCGTTGATCCGTCCGTTTCAGCGCGACGCTTCGCTGCGCATGTCGACGATCGCGCACGATCTGGGGGCCGAAGACCTGGAGTCGCCGAATGCCGTGAAGGCCATCGTGAACTCCAAATCCCACGCGATCTACTTCACCCGCTACGCCGCGCCGTATTCGCGGCAGAGCTTCGCGGAGATGGGCGCCGGTCCCGTGCTGAAGCATATGGGCTTTTACGCCTACCGGAAGGGCTTTTTAGATGAGTTCTGCGGCACCGTTCCGAGCTACTGCGAGCGGGCGGAAAGCCTGGAGCAGCTGCGGGCGCTCGAGATGGGGGAGCGGATCTTCGTGACCCGCGTTGAAGGCCGCAGCCTGGGAGTTGACACCCCGGACGATCTTGTAAAACTGAATGAAATCTGGAGGGATGAATGA